CAAACATTAAGCTAAATAAAAATCAGTGGTAAGACATCTTAAAGGTACTGTGTCCTCgtctaagaaagaaagaacacGTAAAATGATAAGTCACTAAAACCCAACAGTACACAACGTTACAACAATTTTAATAACGTTTTACCAGTATTGTTGCATTACGGATACGTTAACAAACCATTTAGGACGGCATTTACCTTCAGTTTTTCTGTGGAGTAAGAGGGTCGCCTTAGCCACCAGAACGAACGAGTAGTGAAAGGTAGCCAATTTTATCCTAGgggatttgtttgtttaaagtggccgaacacagttttcaagtgcctatgcctAATTCAGCATTACTTTTAAAGTATTTATGATTTGGCGCCCGTTTTTTGAAACAGTCAAGGTTAACCacagaagagtttattctcgcatttttgTTAAGAAGTGTGCTGctgccatggcaacggggctggttaaaaacaacgcttaaaaatggtttttgtttatttaaaaaaaatccagtcGTTAGATTTTTTTCATCGTTTGCCAAAtacgaattgacatgaaatctcTTCTGTCAACACTGTTctgagaaaattttaaattttgattttcgtTATTCGccgtaaatcgttttctgtagtattaaaaattccctatgtcaaaattcagatttttcgtcATAGATCATTCACGAGGTTTCTAAActattttttggccaaatttcttgaaattctaacgACTGGAGCGTTAGAAATCGGCAAGTTTCTGCGAATGCAATCGGTCtttttcgagcaactgcgcatgcgctgcacttaactgggttcctcggtcggttgctcgagggttcctcaggttcatttcgttcgaaaacaaacattgtgtaaaattttgtcgccatgtttgttttgttttttaaaagccGCGCcggcttttacacaacaccgctgaccgcgcggaaactgtgttcGGTCACTTTAAGTGGTGAGCAAGAGCAGCAATGGTATTTAAAGTTATCGTCTGAACAGTAACAAACCTTTTTTATTCTTCCACTGTCCACCAGGGTCCATCTCGTGGAGCAAGTGTTCAAAagcttctttcttcttctcctcgTTCTTGGTATCTGACTCCTTCCACCGTTCTTTGGCTATATCCAAGGGGCTCTTGTcttgaacatttttcattttcttccatTCCAGAGCCCTATAACAACGAAACAACCTGTCGAATGCAGTTTTCGGAACTTCTATGGGCAACACACAGTGATGTAAGGCTGTGTTCTGGTCACGATCTGTACTCCTAAAGTCAATTTCAGTTTCCCTACTCATGAAAGTAGGAACGCACTTTACATTGCCTCTCCTAATAGCTACAGACAAAGCCGACATCCCTGGAGTTAGCCATCTGGCGGCCCGGTCGTCCGAATTGAAACTGGGAGGAATTTGAGAGTTCGCGTCGATCTTCTTTACATTGAGTAAGTGAGATACCACACGTATGCCCACGGATGGAAGTGAGCAGGCTTTTGTCAAAGCGTTGTAACCTTTGCCATCAAGTTCCTCTAACTCTTTCCGTTCAAAGACCAACGCTTTCTCTACCGTTTCTTTTGCTAGATCCTCcctacttttttgttttactttttctctCCACAGTTTAACAATGGTCGCTGTGACAGTGTTTGTCCCTTCATCATACGCGGGGTCATCTGGTGTTAAACCAGTAACTTGACTCCGAACGAATTCTCTCTCCTTTGAAGGCGTTTTTTTATCTTGCCCTGGAGAACCGTGGGCTGCACCCAAAAGGAGTTCTGTCGATTTTGCTAAGACGTTTATATTTAGGCCTGGTGTGACACGAGTTACGTCCATTTGTTCACTGGTGCTTGTAGAAGGGGCATCTGTTAAGTACCTTTCAAGTCTGGGTTTTTTACCGGTTGTTGTCCCAGAGTAAAGACTCTGTCTTCTTTTACCTGGTTTACTATCTTGAGAGGTTTCCTGATCTTTTTCCCTTTTGGGGGTCATTTTCTGACTGACAGCAACTTTCTTTGAGTTGGAATTGACACGCCGCACATTAAGATGTTCTCTTTGGTCTTCCGTCAGAGGTCTCTTATTTTGTTGGAGATCTTCCACATCTCTCTCAGTAGATCGCTTGCTCCCCCTTGGGTCGATTTCAGTGCCTTCTCCAAGGTTTCTTGAAGCACCACTTTCCGGCCTTTCAATCGTACGTTCTTTGGCTGAACTTCCGTCTGAGGTTCTGTTGCTGTTAATTTCTTCTCTTAACTCTCGTTTCGAGAATGAAACATCGATCACAATCCATCGCAAACTGTGTCGCCCTGGATCAGCAGCTGAAAAAATGGCAACGTCGCCATTTTTCTTGCTCATTTCTGTAGGgaacaaatggaaaaaatgtcCTCTTCGAACATCACCCAGCGTCAAACCATCTTTCAGCTTCCTTGTTTCTTGAAGCTGCTTAGCACTCACAACGAACACTATCTTCTCTGTGGTGTTGCAATAACTTTCCTTCAACAGGAGAAGGCTTTTCATCGGCAGAGTGGATGAATAGTCATACGAAAGGATGAGAACTGGAACGCCTGAGCTCCTCTTCTCGTACGTCTCTATTTCTAACTGCTCGAGAATTAGCTCTGGACAGTTAACGCTGCGGCTAACCCCTCTTCCAGCCATGTCAACATCGTCCTCTGTGTCAGTGTGACCATCCTCTAGTCCAGTATCTTCAATCTGTCCTTTAAAGCAATAACGGGGACCTTCAGTGTCGACCAAATTTCGGAGGTGCTTTAGGATAACGCTCTCTTCCAAATCTTTAGGCAGCTCACTTTCAGGTGGTTGTTCCTTCAGTTTGCTTTCTTCGTTCCACTGATAGATGCGTGGAAGAGTAAGGCTGTTGATCCAGTCCTGGTACTGTAATTTGCAAAAGCAGTAACGGTTGCACCTCACCACCCACAGACCAGCTTTGTCACAGTCGTCGTTGAAGCGTAGGTCCTCCCAGTAAGGCCATGGTCGATAAAACACTCCCTTCTCCACGGTGCTCTTGACATTCAACAAAACCAATGCGTACACTTGGGTCTTCGAGAATGGGCGACTTGTTTTGGAAACACTTCTTAGAAGTCCTAATAGGCCATAACTGTCATGCTGCTTGTCTCCAAACAACTTGGTAGGACCTGTGTAACAAAACAGCggacaattttcaaactgCTCCTTTAACGGATGTGGCTCATACTTCTCTGCATCATCAGGTGGATTAACCTTTCCTTCGGCAATTTTCTGAAGATAAACGAGTGGTTTCAGGAAAGAGCAACGATGCATCTTCATAGTACCATCCTTGTTTCTTGAAACTCTCGCACCGAATCCCGTTTGTTCTTCAAAACTGAACTGTGCTTCGCGCATCGTGGCGACGTTGTCATCTATGACAAAAACGTAATCAAGGTGTAGCCCATAGGCCATTTTCTGGATAAAAAGCCTGGAATATCCAATTCCTCCTTCATCGGGTCCACGATTACAATTGGGTAGTTCATCTGGCAGCTGAAAAATTGCGAGAACCTTTCCCCAAGTGGATCTGTAAGCCTCAAACTTAGCACTGTGAACAACGGCAACTTGCATGAAACTAGCCACTTGGTTCTTTTCCTGCATCACGTGGTTGTAGTTAAAGAGACAATTGCGAGGATCGTCTCTGTGTGAGGGATGAAATATCCAGTATGGTAAAGAGGGTGCACCGTTTGTTTCTGCGAGCAAACTGTGGTCGTGCCTGCCCCCTACATTGAATCCCCTGCTAACGAGTTGTTCTCTCAAGTTTCTGTCCTGTAGAAATCTGAATGGGAGTGAGTAAGTGACACTGATTGGTGCACCATCCATCATTACCTCAATGGTGTCCAAAATGGGTTTTTTTGCTTCAATGAGTAATCCACACTCTGAGCAATCCAAGAAGTGATACCATTGAAAAGAACGAAAGCCATCTTCATAGTTGGCTTTTTGGTAACCGTGAGCTGACCTTTGTGGTTTCATAAGAGAAAAGGGACTCTTTTCCATGTCATGTGTATAAAAGCATCCTCCTAATGAGTACTTTCCTAGAGCCACCGCTTTCGTATTAAGACTTGGAAGGTTCTGAATTGTCTTCCAGTAAGGAAACTGCCAGTTCTGCTTATCTTCATAGTCAGTGACCCGTAATTTCTCCAACGGCTCATTCTCCCTGAGGAGGTAAAAGGTACCTTGATCTCCCTTATTTCTTGCTGACAACACTTTTTCCTTCCCAAGGATGTCAAGTCTCAAGAGTTTTATGAGGCAGAGATAGGTTCCCGTCTTTCCAATTTGGGGTTCAGCTTGAAGAAGGATTCGGTTGCTGTGCGTTCGCTGGTTTTCGTGATCATAACTGTCTTTGCTGGCTTCATAGTCTGGCCAACGGAGTGTGGATGTTGTGTTGACATTAGCTCTGATTTTTTCCGTCATATAGCGATCAACTTTATTGGCCTTGCGGTTACGGGAAATTAGACTCATTATCGAAGGGGAATTCTTAATCGATTCCTTCAGCGCTCTGTAAAGTTCAGGGCCAATCAAAACATAAGGAAGGTTCTGAGCAAGAGAATCATCCACAGATATCTTTGCATAACGGCAAATCCGTCCAAGCTCTTGAATAATACTTGAAAGATGAAGCGGCTTGCTGTCGTAGCTCAGTCTAAGATCGAGGCAATCAAAACTTCGGGGAAATGTGTCCCCCATGCGACCTTTATCAACCAAGATGAGGAGGCAAGCCAGGTTTTCCAGGTCTTCGTACTGCGTTATTGACTTGTGCACATGCCCACAATTGACACACTTCTTCTGGCGAGGTTTTAGCTCAAGAGCTTTACAAAGACAATCAATTTTAGCCTGACAGTTTTCTGTCTGAAGCTTCTTAAAAAACGgatttgacgtcacaagttGATCCTTGATCTGGATTCCACCATAGTCCTTGATGATTTCGAATGATTCTTTGAGATCGCACATTTCTTGTGCAAATTTCAAAGTGTTGTGGAACTGATTGGCAGTTTCCATGTTCTTTGCTCTAACAACTTTCATCCTGCCAAATTCCTGTTGACCACTCTGAATCAAACTCCATACCAGATAATTTGTTTCACATTCTTGAACAAGGCTTCTCCAGATTTCCACCATCCTCTGGCAGGCACTTTCTCgcaatatttctttaatttcttcaaCGATGCGGGTTGAGCGTGTTTCTTCGGCCACGTTTTGCAGCTCTTGTTCCGAATGGTGCATCAGGCACGCGACAAATGACTCAGCCAACTCCTCTTCATTGCGTTGACACATCACGTACTCGACTCTTTGCCTTTCCTTCAAAATATCCCTAAAACGTTTTTTCACTCTGTCACGGATTTCGTtgcaaacaaattt
This portion of the Acropora palmata chromosome 13, jaAcrPala1.3, whole genome shotgun sequence genome encodes:
- the LOC141864251 gene encoding uncharacterized protein LOC141864251 yields the protein MSEQSEVQVKEADAFPLVVTCSSSGDTVFIKFELEEHHGGEQYSLSVDFVTEIVDAVTDHNTEKLLQLLEPSSKVWGELQALNEKRKRWGDHDDEIFPKVRKRCAALEDLISVYPESQGKIRSVDVRISDETDPSGEVRKHIEETKVVDSSDCESEITADFHESQDLSDNDSYPPDKKEKIEEEDQANSCYHATQMEMADILKKRIKTIMRHYHGIEELSRAFDDVDFVVYTARYRMLSDQTEKRICHPHAGVLSKEELEARHEGNVKKRMFMYVRSAETDGHFEQLKRDIQGKPRTLFIIIADECHWGITKDKDQTPSAHNLFINEWGKEQSPRNVVVLQISATPFNLLTQNSRLPEVKCILLSKEISTTRKNHEAGDLLVLESGSDLDEDVRETSKEVELHVVHWSEVELKSLEDGVRMKLKSTLSVENQPHQYLRVSFDGHVDVTSDEGEATDFIVQGNHGIVTIKPLLSTGQLRTMTTDDNGNLAARIDPPEPAYFEVKLDFGVGVVAFSLQGKGGRYLAVDERGVVNLQAAKVEKKCGVSIIKPKQDLAQVSFQFYIDRCWPVKVGEGGQQYLSLNFYLSTMNCRRNTDQSIREDEVFQNMVKKAKREGNISTTSIADAILCAEYCYYIFHVSTFDCDDKIRRVLSNNIDNSPTSQFTKTLQKFIRKLEKSQEGECKRPKKSIKAEAFKFVCNEIRDRVKKRFRDILKERQRVEYVMCQRNEEELAESFVACLMHHSEQELQNVAEETRSTRIVEEIKEILRESACQRMVEIWRSLVQECETNYLVWSLIQSGQQEFGRMKVVRAKNMETANQFHNTLKFAQEMCDLKESFEIIKDYGGIQIKDQLVTSNPFFKKLQTENCQAKIDCLCKALELKPRQKKCVNCGHVHKSITQYEDLENLACLLILVDKGRMGDTFPRSFDCLDLRLSYDSKPLHLSSIIQELGRICRYAKISVDDSLAQNLPYVLIGPELYRALKESIKNSPSIMSLISRNRKANKVDRYMTEKIRANVNTTSTLRWPDYEASKDSYDHENQRTHSNRILLQAEPQIGKTGTYLCLIKLLRLDILGKEKVLSARNKGDQGTFYLLRENEPLEKLRVTDYEDKQNWQFPYWKTIQNLPSLNTKAVALGKYSLGGCFYTHDMEKSPFSLMKPQRSAHGYQKANYEDGFRSFQWYHFLDCSECGLLIEAKKPILDTIEVMMDGAPISVTYSLPFRFLQDRNLREQLVSRGFNVGGRHDHSLLAETNGAPSLPYWIFHPSHRDDPRNCLFNYNHVMQEKNQVASFMQVAVVHSAKFEAYRSTWGKVLAIFQLPDELPNCNRGPDEGGIGYSRLFIQKMAYGLHLDYVFVIDDNVATMREAQFSFEEQTGFGARVSRNKDGTMKMHRCSFLKPLVYLQKIAEGKVNPPDDAEKYEPHPLKEQFENCPLFCYTGPTKLFGDKQHDSYGLLGLLRSVSKTSRPFSKTQVYALVLLNVKSTVEKGVFYRPWPYWEDLRFNDDCDKAGLWVVRCNRYCFCKLQYQDWINSLTLPRIYQWNEESKLKEQPPESELPKDLEESVILKHLRNLVDTEGPRYCFKGQIEDTGLEDGHTDTEDDVDMAGRGVSRSVNCPELILEQLEIETYEKRSSGVPVLILSYDYSSTLPMKSLLLLKESYCNTTEKIVFVVSAKQLQETRKLKDGLTLGDVRRGHFFHLFPTEMSKKNGDVAIFSAADPGRHSLRWIVIDVSFSKRELREEINSNRTSDGSSAKERTIERPESGASRNLGEGTEIDPRGSKRSTERDVEDLQQNKRPLTEDQREHLNVRRVNSNSKKVAVSQKMTPKREKDQETSQDSKPGKRRQSLYSGTTTGKKPRLERYLTDAPSTSTSEQMDVTRVTPGLNINVLAKSTELLLGAAHGSPGQDKKTPSKEREFVRSQVTGLTPDDPAYDEGTNTVTATIVKLWREKVKQKSREDLAKETVEKALVFERKELEELDGKGYNALTKACSLPSVGIRVVSHLLNVKKIDANSQIPPSFNSDDRAARWLTPGMSALSVAIRRGNVKCVPTFMSRETEIDFRSTDRDQNTALHHCVLPIEVPKTAFDRLFRCYRALEWKKMKNVQDKSPLDIAKERWKESDTKNEEKKKEAFEHLLHEMDPGGQWKNKKDEDTVPLRCLTTDFYLA